In Chryseobacterium turcicum, a single window of DNA contains:
- a CDS encoding TonB-dependent receptor: MKKQYALSILLLATLATNTFAQNQQDSITTKEISEVIMVSSRSPKQISDIPGTVWVISDKELKTQIRGGAGLKEVLGNMIPGFDFGNQGRTNYAQNMRGRNVLVMINGISINSTRATSRQFDAIDPFNIDRIEVLSGASSIYGGDSTGGIINIITKKPTSNKLAFETSVGLKSGFHKDDLDKRIAQSISGGNDKIKFRLGAAFTQNEGAFDANGDQIITDVKQADFQYNRSIDLLGGISAKLAPNQDLNVDLQYYNSKVRNKKWLSFGQNFVGFTTKNPDLINVSDGADSDLVPRTERFMANINYNARNIWGGQNLILQAYGRREEVDFGASFAEVPKPPAGVVLPVFLSSARGNTNAYGAKLVLNKKWSAFNFTYGVDVDLENFTGDQAIFNPQKSAQSGGLVNQTDAFVGRYPDTKTSALSGFIQADWNITNKLTFSGGVRQQLINVKLDDFVGFKEQVYMHFGYGNSADAVKGGKNNYDVTLLNGSLLYKFNPSWQTWFNFSQGFAVPDAAKSYGFGKYQLTNNRWNLLNSMNIAEQPLSGIKTDQMELGFRHNRTSEEGLSAQGSVFYALSNKTLKIDNAAFTISLLDQKLRNYGFEGALSYRFSQGLELGGNVLLMQSETETVDKGWQNQSVYTTNPSKFMVFTGWNAKSFSLRLQMQNSMNYTDLADMKMMGYTLFDLVGDVKLNKGVINFGVQNIFNKQYTTIWGQRSVFFYGAPQKAFAYQGRGTTFSVGYTINY, translated from the coding sequence ATGAAAAAGCAATACGCACTTTCAATCTTATTATTGGCAACTTTAGCCACCAATACTTTTGCTCAAAACCAACAAGACAGTATCACAACCAAAGAAATTAGCGAAGTGATTATGGTATCTTCCCGTTCGCCAAAACAAATCAGTGATATTCCGGGTACAGTTTGGGTCATCAGCGATAAAGAACTTAAAACTCAGATTCGAGGTGGAGCCGGATTAAAAGAAGTATTGGGAAATATGATTCCCGGATTCGATTTTGGAAATCAGGGACGCACAAATTATGCCCAAAACATGCGTGGAAGAAATGTTTTGGTAATGATCAACGGGATTTCTATTAACAGTACAAGAGCAACAAGCCGACAGTTTGATGCAATCGATCCTTTCAACATCGACAGAATTGAAGTGCTTTCTGGAGCTTCTTCTATTTATGGAGGTGATTCTACAGGAGGGATTATCAACATTATCACTAAAAAGCCAACATCAAACAAACTGGCTTTCGAAACTTCTGTGGGTTTAAAATCAGGTTTTCATAAAGATGATCTCGATAAAAGAATCGCGCAATCTATCTCGGGTGGAAATGATAAGATAAAATTCAGACTGGGAGCAGCTTTCACACAAAATGAAGGAGCTTTTGATGCGAATGGCGACCAAATAATCACCGATGTAAAACAGGCAGATTTTCAATACAACAGATCCATAGATTTATTGGGAGGCATTAGTGCTAAACTGGCTCCTAATCAAGACCTGAATGTAGATTTGCAATATTACAATTCAAAAGTAAGAAACAAGAAGTGGCTTTCTTTCGGACAGAATTTTGTCGGGTTTACCACAAAAAATCCTGATTTAATAAATGTTTCAGATGGGGCCGATTCGGATCTCGTTCCAAGAACAGAACGTTTTATGGCCAATATTAATTACAATGCACGAAATATTTGGGGCGGACAAAACTTAATTTTACAAGCTTACGGAAGGCGTGAAGAAGTAGACTTCGGAGCCTCTTTTGCCGAAGTACCAAAACCACCAGCTGGAGTTGTACTTCCCGTTTTTCTTTCTTCAGCAAGAGGAAATACAAATGCATATGGCGCAAAATTGGTTTTAAATAAAAAATGGAGCGCTTTCAATTTTACTTACGGAGTTGATGTTGACTTAGAAAATTTCACAGGAGATCAGGCCATTTTTAATCCACAAAAAAGTGCACAGTCTGGAGGTTTAGTCAATCAGACCGATGCTTTTGTAGGAAGATATCCCGACACCAAAACTTCTGCGCTTTCGGGTTTTATTCAGGCAGATTGGAATATTACCAACAAACTAACTTTTTCAGGAGGTGTACGTCAACAGTTGATTAATGTAAAACTGGATGATTTTGTAGGATTCAAAGAGCAGGTTTATATGCATTTCGGATACGGAAATTCTGCAGATGCCGTGAAAGGAGGCAAAAACAATTACGATGTTACTTTGCTTAATGGAAGTTTATTGTACAAATTCAATCCTTCTTGGCAGACTTGGTTTAATTTTTCTCAGGGATTTGCCGTTCCTGATGCTGCAAAATCGTATGGTTTCGGTAAATATCAATTAACGAACAACCGTTGGAATTTACTCAACAGCATGAATATCGCAGAACAACCTTTAAGCGGAATTAAAACGGATCAGATGGAGCTTGGTTTCAGACACAACAGAACTTCAGAAGAAGGACTTTCTGCTCAAGGATCAGTTTTCTACGCACTTTCCAACAAAACTTTGAAAATAGATAACGCAGCTTTTACTATTTCTTTGCTTGATCAGAAATTAAGAAACTATGGTTTTGAAGGAGCTTTAAGCTATAGATTCTCTCAAGGTTTAGAACTAGGAGGAAATGTTTTATTAATGCAGTCTGAAACAGAAACCGTTGATAAAGGTTGGCAAAACCAATCGGTTTACACGACTAATCCTTCAAAATTTATGGTGTTTACAGGATGGAATGCGAAAAGTTTTTCATTAAGACTACAAATGCAAAATTCTATGAATTACACCGATTTAGCAGACATGAAAATGATGGGTTACACCTTATTTGATTTGGTTGGAGATGTAAAATTAAACAAAGGAGTCATCAATTTCGGAGTACAAAATATCTTCAACAAACAATACACGACCATTTGGGGACAACGTTCTGTATTTTTCTACGGCGCTCCTCAAAAAGCTTTCGCTTATCAAGGAAGAGGAACTACATTTTCTGTAGGATACACGATAAATT
- the ruvA gene encoding Holliday junction branch migration protein RuvA: protein MIFSLQGIVQELTPTYAVINVNGVGYYTGISLMTSQQLTLNKETFLFIQQIIREDAHLLFGFHTRLEKEMFNLLISVNGVGAVSALILLSTLSLEEIATAILSGNGAVIQKAKGIGAKTAERIIVDLKDKVQKFATTEANISSFENNKVKEESLSALEVLGIPKRTSEKIADRILKQIPEITIEELVKQILKNI, encoded by the coding sequence ATGATATTTTCCTTACAAGGCATCGTTCAGGAGCTTACCCCAACTTACGCAGTAATCAACGTAAATGGAGTAGGATATTATACCGGTATTAGCCTCATGACTTCTCAACAATTGACTCTAAATAAAGAAACATTTTTATTCATTCAGCAGATTATCCGTGAAGACGCGCATTTGCTGTTTGGGTTTCATACCCGTTTAGAAAAAGAAATGTTTAACCTCTTAATAAGCGTAAATGGTGTAGGTGCTGTTTCGGCACTTATTTTATTATCAACATTAAGCCTTGAAGAGATTGCAACGGCAATACTTTCTGGAAACGGAGCAGTAATACAAAAAGCCAAAGGAATTGGTGCAAAAACTGCCGAAAGAATCATCGTTGATTTGAAAGATAAAGTTCAAAAATTTGCAACTACTGAAGCGAATATTTCTTCGTTTGAGAATAATAAAGTGAAAGAAGAATCGTTATCTGCATTAGAAGTTTTAGGAATTCCTAAGAGAACAAGCGAGAAAATTGCAGATCGTATTTTAAAGCAAATTCCGGAAATTACTATAGAAGAATTGGTAAAACAAATTTTAAAAAACATTTAA
- the sov gene encoding T9SS outer membrane translocon Sov/SprA — MKNNKFLSIYILLLFLLSSINIFGQEQTQQGISIKKNYEITDPTYYEAYYDVKIGMYYVYPKIGNTITGPPVAMSPEDYKEFMLAEQSKAFYREKSDQYNLMFRKDKTDAAKKGLIPSLTINNRLFESIFGSNKIEIIPSGYASFDFGGLYQKIDNPLILPQNRTSFTFDIDQRIQLGLIGKVGENLQLKANYDTQSGFAFENRMNLVWQSKGTWKDLQTKGLNDVNKPNAGGEDKIIKRIEFGNVNMPLSTSLIRGSESLFGVKSEFQLGKTFGTVVLSQQQGEARNIVVQGGGTMSDFKVNAIDYEDDQHYFIGQYFLNNYDNALLNYPQINSRISISRMEVWVLDQGNSNLAYQKSIIGIRDLGEGASGTPDNSQNGLYNEVNNAIGKPREQGKNYKTNFQGKTFSGSTVAYDDGEQFALSKKARRMDANEYTFHPQLGYISLNQKLNPTQLLAVSFSYTVNGTNQVYKVGEFSEESPVIVTKLLRSNTKMSVESPMWNLMMKNFYSLDAAQVDRDGFILNVYYRDAQTGGKVNYLPGTPVEGTNLLKLFNWDRLNVNGDLQNSNGVLGDGVFDFVEGITIRKDQGRIMFTKVQPFGSYIAGLVGNDPKYVYSDLYSKQKLQASQSGLSQRYTMEGRYKGAQGQGISLGAVNVPQGSVKVSANGVQLTEGIDYTVDYMLGSVTIINETVKQSGQAINISLENQLTFNTQRKRFLGVNLERRVSENFIFGGTAVNYSESPLTQKVNYGQEAVNNTMVGVNMMYNNQLPFLTRLTDKIPGINTEAPSNLNFKMEGAYLIPGINKGTNNQSYIDDFEQTTSKISLKEPTAWSLASKPEKSQSNPIFAGAGLDDDLTNGYGRGLLSWYNIDPRFWGVGGKPPQGITPASVSNHASRRVQFSEIFNNRDFVAGEQTFTNTFDISYFPQEKGPYNTNPGTETTAERWAGIMRPISVTNFTNSNIEYVEFWMMDPYADGNTLGTNPKLLLQLGNVSEDILKDGFMQYENGLPTGASQSTTTSSNWGIQPKQPPILYAFSSEGADRTAQDLGYDGLSSDQESMRFGNTFVNPVTNLSDPAVDDFIFYMSDKFTGSQASSIIQRYKYFRGPEGNSRSGSLEVSSQTPDAEDINKDYNLDQVENYNEYVVNLDQGSLGLGTNYIIDQKTVTATFQNGSSDDVKWYLFRIPVAKVGDLNSATILNNVRFARLLLTGFDQVSTLRFGTMDLIRSDWRKYTSKIASPDVSSNQEGIGDATGNAQLEVGSVNIEENALNQPPYVVPPGIDRQVLSGNAGAQRQNEASLYLKATQITNQARGVFKNTSLDMRRYKKLRLFVHGQNLDRPTSSDYDPNTKFFIRFGSDATDNYYEYEASVKYTSNSATTPLEIWPAENDVDFNIQDFVDAKIRRDRESPTNIIERKKDSKFGDSNKGIYIKGRPSLGNITTIMIGVRNTGARTNSPSNVTLWVNEIRLSEIDNDGGYAGNASLNFNLGDFATVNTSASYSSVGFGNIDSKPAERSQAAQSAFSINTAVNVDKFLPEKTGMKIPVNYSYSQTIEDPKYNPLDTDVEFSKAANKEELKKVARTYTQQRSIGVVNMHKERVKPNSKPKFYDVENLSLTAVYNDDHYRDIYTKKNYRQYFRGYLDYNYTFKPWVVKPFNKMISDTAKSTKYLRWVKEFNINPVPTRLSFRTELDRNYNELEFRNIDAILSGNLNDDFAALKNRNFYFGWQYGLGFNFTKSLKLEINSATRTLNDQVDVNTMDNSSIFGNIFRAGRPVLYNHKVQLNYKLPFQYLPYLDFIDAELGYGFTYNWNARSTALLASPEGSLGSIGQNSNVISANATADLPKFFGQFSYFKKMSTTLQKRKQEQDSLNTAVNQAWEKNRYAYKKYKFKNKLSILQSAAFVLTSMKQLNVTYTENNGTVLPGLLSAPNGYGYGQTLGGPSLGFLFGSQADIRRTVMERGWVSDSPFMIDPYMKMSTREFRSDLQVSPMNDFNISFNVLQTYNRNFSHTGFNYVDEQTKIANPNLTFASDMVSYSNTVVLLNSSFKESTVIYDAIRANAQLISQQMGGVLKPDGYTDGHGISNAYVLIPAFRAAMEGKNPERMGNAKKAGLPIPNWRIIYSGLRNVPIINGQFTKFDILHSYTATYTATGVQSNIDYFNSRVDKTSSLRDVNDNYINPYTFSQVSYTESFSPLIGVDVTMRNNMQFGIQYNKTRSMILGLVNHSLTEDAYSEYVVRLGYIVRNFRLGTNNQRGARAKGSDLNIRGDISLRDSQTSIMNILLNDSQITGGQKLMNIKLSADYNVSENLNLRLFYEQMTSKYKISTAFPLSTIRAGISATFTFGDSGGL, encoded by the coding sequence GTGAAAAATAATAAGTTTCTCAGCATCTATATACTCTTGTTGTTTTTATTAAGCTCAATTAATATTTTTGGGCAAGAACAAACACAACAAGGTATCTCTATAAAAAAGAATTACGAAATTACCGACCCTACTTATTACGAAGCATATTACGATGTAAAAATCGGTATGTACTACGTGTATCCTAAGATAGGTAATACAATTACCGGACCACCTGTTGCCATGTCGCCGGAAGATTATAAAGAGTTTATGCTTGCAGAGCAGTCTAAAGCTTTTTATAGAGAAAAATCTGACCAGTACAATCTGATGTTCAGAAAAGATAAAACGGACGCAGCTAAAAAAGGTTTGATTCCTTCGTTAACGATAAACAACCGACTTTTTGAATCTATTTTTGGAAGCAATAAAATTGAAATTATTCCTTCTGGTTATGCTTCATTTGATTTTGGAGGTTTATATCAAAAAATTGATAATCCTTTAATCTTACCGCAAAACAGAACGAGTTTTACCTTTGATATCGATCAAAGAATTCAGTTGGGATTAATTGGAAAGGTTGGTGAAAACTTACAGCTTAAAGCTAATTATGATACGCAAAGTGGTTTTGCTTTTGAGAACAGAATGAATTTAGTTTGGCAGTCAAAAGGTACCTGGAAAGACCTTCAGACTAAAGGATTAAATGATGTAAATAAACCAAACGCAGGAGGTGAAGATAAAATCATCAAAAGAATTGAATTTGGTAATGTAAATATGCCTCTTTCTACTAGTTTGATACGTGGTTCTGAATCTTTATTTGGGGTAAAAAGTGAATTTCAGCTGGGTAAAACCTTCGGAACGGTGGTGCTTTCTCAGCAGCAAGGTGAAGCACGAAATATCGTAGTGCAAGGGGGTGGAACAATGAGCGACTTTAAAGTAAATGCTATAGACTATGAAGACGATCAACATTATTTTATCGGCCAATATTTCTTAAATAATTATGATAATGCTTTGCTTAATTATCCTCAGATCAATTCAAGAATCAGTATTTCCAGAATGGAAGTTTGGGTTTTGGATCAGGGAAATTCAAATTTGGCATATCAGAAAAGTATTATCGGGATTAGGGATTTGGGAGAAGGAGCTTCAGGAACACCAGATAATTCTCAAAACGGTTTATACAATGAGGTTAATAACGCAATTGGTAAACCTAGAGAACAAGGAAAAAACTATAAAACGAATTTTCAAGGGAAGACTTTTTCAGGAAGTACAGTTGCTTATGATGACGGTGAACAATTTGCCTTAAGTAAGAAAGCCAGAAGAATGGATGCGAATGAATATACTTTTCATCCGCAATTGGGATATATTTCATTAAATCAAAAACTAAATCCTACTCAGCTTTTAGCGGTCTCATTTTCATATACTGTAAACGGAACCAATCAGGTTTATAAAGTAGGTGAATTCTCGGAAGAAAGTCCAGTTATAGTTACAAAGTTGCTAAGATCAAATACCAAAATGAGTGTTGAGTCACCAATGTGGAATCTAATGATGAAGAACTTTTATTCTTTAGATGCAGCACAGGTAGACAGAGATGGTTTTATTTTAAATGTATATTATCGTGATGCACAGACAGGAGGTAAAGTAAATTACTTACCTGGTACTCCCGTTGAAGGTACCAATTTGCTTAAACTTTTCAACTGGGATCGTCTTAATGTGAACGGCGATTTACAGAATAGTAATGGGGTTTTAGGGGATGGGGTTTTTGACTTTGTAGAAGGAATTACTATTAGAAAAGATCAGGGACGGATTATGTTTACCAAAGTACAGCCATTCGGAAGTTATATAGCCGGTTTGGTAGGAAACGACCCTAAATATGTGTATTCAGATCTTTACTCGAAACAGAAATTGCAAGCTAGTCAAAGTGGCCTTTCTCAGCGTTATACGATGGAAGGTCGTTATAAAGGAGCTCAGGGACAAGGGATTTCTTTGGGAGCTGTAAATGTACCTCAGGGTTCTGTAAAAGTTTCGGCAAACGGAGTACAGCTTACCGAAGGTATTGATTATACGGTAGATTACATGTTGGGATCTGTTACCATTATTAATGAAACAGTAAAACAGTCTGGTCAAGCGATTAATATATCATTAGAAAACCAGTTAACGTTCAATACCCAGAGAAAAAGATTTTTAGGGGTAAATCTAGAAAGAAGAGTGAGTGAAAACTTTATCTTCGGAGGAACTGCAGTCAATTATTCTGAGTCTCCGCTTACCCAAAAAGTAAATTACGGTCAGGAAGCCGTAAACAATACAATGGTAGGGGTGAATATGATGTATAATAATCAGTTGCCATTCCTTACCAGATTAACAGATAAAATTCCGGGAATCAATACAGAGGCTCCTTCGAATTTAAACTTTAAAATGGAGGGTGCTTATTTAATTCCGGGAATCAATAAAGGAACAAATAATCAATCGTATATTGACGATTTTGAGCAGACGACCTCAAAGATTTCATTAAAAGAACCTACAGCATGGAGCTTAGCTTCCAAACCAGAGAAAAGTCAAAGTAATCCTATTTTTGCAGGAGCAGGATTGGATGATGATTTGACCAATGGATATGGAAGAGGTTTGCTTTCATGGTATAATATTGATCCGAGATTTTGGGGAGTAGGAGGTAAACCGCCACAGGGAATTACGCCAGCTTCAGTTTCCAATCACGCATCGAGAAGGGTGCAGTTTTCAGAAATTTTCAATAACAGAGACTTTGTAGCGGGAGAACAAACTTTTACCAATACTTTTGATATTTCTTATTTCCCGCAGGAAAAAGGACCTTATAATACCAATCCGGGAACGGAGACTACAGCAGAAAGATGGGCGGGAATTATGCGTCCGATCAGTGTTACCAATTTTACGAATTCAAATATTGAATACGTAGAATTTTGGATGATGGATCCTTATGCTGACGGTAATACTTTAGGGACCAATCCTAAACTTTTATTACAATTAGGAAATGTCTCGGAAGATATTCTTAAAGATGGCTTTATGCAGTATGAAAATGGTTTGCCTACGGGTGCTAGCCAATCTACTACAACAAGCTCCAACTGGGGAATACAGCCAAAACAGCCGCCGATTTTATATGCGTTTTCAAGTGAAGGGGCAGACAGAACAGCGCAGGATTTAGGATATGACGGATTAAGCTCAGATCAGGAATCGATGAGGTTTGGGAATACTTTTGTAAATCCGGTAACCAATCTTTCAGATCCTGCAGTGGATGATTTCATATTTTATATGTCTGATAAGTTTACTGGAAGTCAGGCTTCATCAATTATTCAACGATACAAATATTTTAGAGGTCCGGAAGGAAATTCACGAAGTGGCTCATTAGAAGTTTCTTCACAGACTCCGGATGCTGAAGATATCAATAAAGATTATAACTTAGATCAAGTCGAGAATTATAACGAATACGTTGTTAATCTAGATCAGGGAAGTTTAGGGTTAGGAACAAATTATATTATTGATCAGAAAACAGTAACCGCTACCTTCCAAAATGGTTCTAGCGATGATGTAAAATGGTATCTTTTCAGAATTCCAGTTGCTAAAGTTGGTGATCTAAATAGTGCAACTATACTTAATAATGTACGATTTGCAAGATTATTATTAACAGGATTTGATCAAGTTTCAACTTTGAGATTTGGTACCATGGATTTGATTAGATCAGACTGGAGAAAATATACGAGTAAAATTGCAAGTCCAGATGTAAGTTCAAATCAAGAAGGTATAGGAGATGCTACCGGAAATGCTCAACTTGAAGTAGGTAGCGTAAATATTGAAGAAAATGCACTTAACCAACCTCCTTATGTAGTACCTCCAGGAATTGACAGACAAGTTCTTAGTGGTAATGCGGGGGCGCAAAGACAAAATGAAGCTTCATTATATTTAAAAGCAACGCAAATTACAAATCAAGCTAGAGGAGTATTTAAAAATACATCTTTAGATATGAGAAGGTATAAGAAATTAAGATTATTTGTTCATGGTCAGAATTTAGATCGTCCTACGTCTTCAGATTATGATCCTAATACAAAATTTTTCATCAGATTTGGTAGTGATGCAACAGATAATTATTACGAATATGAAGCTTCTGTTAAATATACATCCAATTCTGCTACAACTCCTTTAGAAATTTGGCCTGCAGAAAATGACGTTGATTTTAATATTCAAGATTTTGTTGATGCAAAAATTAGAAGAGACAGAGAGTCTCCAACGAATATTATTGAGAGAAAAAAAGACTCGAAATTTGGTGATAGTAATAAAGGGATTTACATTAAAGGTAGACCTTCATTAGGAAATATTACTACGATCATGATTGGGGTAAGAAATACAGGAGCCCGTACTAACAGTCCAAGTAATGTAACTCTTTGGGTAAACGAAATCCGTCTTTCTGAAATTGATAATGATGGTGGGTATGCAGGAAATGCAAGCTTAAATTTCAACTTGGGAGATTTTGCAACGGTTAATACAAGTGCTTCTTATTCATCAGTAGGTTTCGGAAATATAGATTCTAAGCCGGCAGAAAGAAGTCAGGCTGCGCAATCGGCTTTCAGTATCAATACTGCAGTGAATGTAGATAAATTCTTACCCGAAAAAACAGGAATGAAAATTCCGGTCAATTATTCTTACTCGCAAACTATTGAAGATCCAAAGTACAATCCTTTAGATACCGATGTTGAATTTAGCAAAGCCGCAAACAAAGAAGAACTGAAAAAAGTCGCTCGAACGTATACACAGCAAAGAAGTATTGGAGTGGTTAATATGCATAAAGAAAGGGTGAAACCAAACAGTAAACCTAAGTTTTATGACGTAGAAAACCTTTCACTTACCGCTGTTTATAATGACGATCATTACCGAGATATTTATACCAAGAAAAACTACAGACAGTATTTCAGAGGATATTTAGATTACAATTACACATTCAAACCATGGGTAGTAAAGCCATTCAATAAAATGATCAGCGATACGGCAAAATCTACAAAATATCTGAGATGGGTAAAAGAGTTTAATATCAATCCGGTTCCTACAAGATTATCTTTCAGAACTGAATTAGACAGAAATTACAATGAGCTTGAATTTAGAAATATTGATGCTATTCTCAGCGGAAATCTTAATGATGATTTTGCTGCTTTAAAGAACAGAAATTTCTACTTCGGCTGGCAATATGGTTTAGGATTTAATTTTACTAAATCTTTAAAACTGGAAATCAACTCAGCTACAAGAACATTGAATGATCAAGTTGATGTGAATACAATGGATAATTCTTCTATTTTTGGAAATATTTTCAGAGCGGGAAGACCAGTTTTGTATAATCACAAAGTTCAGCTAAATTATAAATTGCCGTTCCAATATCTTCCTTATTTGGATTTTATTGATGCAGAATTAGGATATGGCTTTACCTATAATTGGAATGCAAGGTCTACGGCACTTCTTGCAAGTCCTGAAGGAAGTTTAGGGTCAATTGGACAAAATTCGAATGTTATTTCGGCGAATGCTACAGCAGATCTTCCGAAATTCTTTGGGCAGTTCAGTTATTTTAAAAAGATGTCTACGACGCTTCAGAAACGTAAGCAGGAACAAGACTCACTTAATACGGCGGTTAATCAGGCTTGGGAAAAAAACAGATATGCTTACAAGAAATATAAGTTTAAAAACAAATTGTCTATTTTACAGAGTGCGGCATTTGTACTTACTTCTATGAAGCAATTAAATGTAACGTACACCGAAAATAACGGTACTGTACTTCCAGGTTTATTATCTGCACCAAACGGATATGGATATGGTCAAACTTTGGGAGGACCTTCTTTAGGTTTCCTTTTTGGGTCGCAGGCAGATATCAGACGTACAGTGATGGAAAGAGGCTGGGTGAGTGATTCGCCATTTATGATTGATCCTTATATGAAGATGTCTACCCGAGAGTTTAGGTCAGATTTACAGGTCTCCCCGATGAATGATTTTAATATAAGCTTTAATGTTTTACAGACCTATAACCGTAATTTCTCACATACAGGATTCAATTATGTAGACGAGCAAACAAAAATTGCAAATCCGAATCTTACATTCGCAAGTGATATGGTATCCTATTCCAACACGGTGGTGCTTTTAAATTCATCATTTAAAGAAAGTACGGTGATTTATGATGCTATCAGAGCCAATGCTCAATTGATATCACAACAAATGGGCGGAGTTTTAAAGCCGGATGGATATACAGACGGACACGGTATTTCTAATGCTTATGTTCTAATTCCAGCATTCCGTGCAGCAATGGAAGGTAAAAATCCTGAGCGTATGGGGAATGCAAAAAAAGCAGGACTTCCGATTCCTAACTGGAGAATTATTTATTCGGGGCTTAGAAATGTTCCAATCATTAATGGGCAGTTTACCAAATTTGATATTCTCCACAGTTATACTGCAACGTATACCGCAACGGGAGTACAATCGAATATTGATTACTTCAACAGCCGAGTAGACAAAACAAGTTCTTTAAGAGATGTTAATGATAATTACATCAATCCTTATACATTCTCTCAGGTAAGTTATACAGAATCTTTCTCACCACTTATCGGAGTTGATGTTACGATGAGAAATAATATGCAGTTTGGGATACAGTACAACAAAACAAGAAGTATGATTCTTGGTTTGGTTAACCATTCACTTACCGAAGATGCCTATTCAGAATATGTTGTAAGACTAGGATATATTGTAAGAAATTTCCGTTTAGGAACCAATAATCAAAGAGGAGCAAGAGCTAAAGGATCAGATTTAAATATCCGAGGTGATATTTCTTTACGAGACAGCCAAACAAGTATTATGAATATCTTACTCAATGATTCTCAAATTACAGGAGGGCAAAAATTAATGAATATTAAGCTTTCTGCAGACTACAACGTTTCAGAAAACCTTAACTTAAGATTATTCTACGAACAGATGACTTCCAAGTATAAGATTTCTACAGCCTTCCCGCTGTCAACAATCAGAGCAGGAATTTCTGCAACGTTTACGTTTGGTGATTCCGGAGGTTTATAG
- the gcvH gene encoding glycine cleavage system protein GcvH, whose amino-acid sequence MNTPSELKYTKDHEWVKIEGNVATIGITDFAQGELGDIVYVDVDTVDEDINGGDVFGSVEAVKTVSDLFLPISGKVIEFNAGLEDQPELLNSDPYGDGWIIKLEIAEDADHSELLTAEEYQAIIG is encoded by the coding sequence ATGAATACACCGTCAGAATTAAAGTACACCAAAGACCACGAATGGGTAAAAATCGAAGGTAATGTTGCTACAATTGGTATCACAGACTTTGCACAGGGAGAGTTGGGCGACATTGTTTATGTAGATGTAGATACAGTAGATGAAGATATCAACGGTGGAGATGTGTTCGGAAGTGTTGAAGCTGTAAAAACTGTTTCAGATTTATTCTTGCCAATTTCAGGAAAAGTAATTGAGTTCAATGCAGGTTTAGAAGATCAACCAGAATTATTAAACTCAGATCCTTACGGAGACGGATGGATTATCAAGCTAGAAATTGCAGAAGATGCAGATCACTCAGAATTGCTTACTGCTGAAGAATATCAAGCAATCATTGGATAA
- a CDS encoding VanZ family protein, whose product MLLRPGVENHEYFFMFSGIDKVLHLGIFAALGFCFIAAFPKIRFSYFFQIMLIYAFLTEILQEEMKLGRSMETLDIIADTLGCLIGYYIFKILAKRFL is encoded by the coding sequence ATGCTTCTGCGTCCCGGTGTCGAAAACCACGAATACTTCTTTATGTTTAGTGGGATTGACAAGGTTTTGCACCTAGGCATATTTGCGGCATTAGGCTTTTGCTTTATCGCAGCCTTTCCAAAAATCAGATTTTCATATTTCTTTCAAATCATGTTGATTTATGCATTCCTCACAGAAATTCTCCAGGAAGAAATGAAACTCGGCAGATCCATGGAAACACTAGATATCATCGCCGATACCCTTGGTTGCTTAATAGGATACTATATATTTAAAATATTAGCCAAACGTTTTCTATGA
- a CDS encoding VanZ family protein has protein sequence MKRYFAVFIALYTVVLLYMMFYASGREPSEISYIQHQPFITIQHFFNDNNIDNQAFIVNIFGNIFLFSPFGWLGLCIKKFNRFIPVTLFFLMAISIIESTQYFTGRGVADIDDVFLNTIGMLIGFFLFKYATWKNIANIQFHFQLLEDKKSTATA, from the coding sequence ATGAAAAGATATTTTGCAGTATTTATTGCCTTATATACCGTCGTTTTATTATACATGATGTTTTATGCATCCGGAAGAGAACCTTCTGAAATTTCGTATATTCAACATCAGCCATTTATTACCATACAGCATTTTTTTAATGATAATAACATAGATAATCAAGCTTTTATCGTGAATATCTTTGGAAATATATTCTTGTTTAGTCCGTTTGGCTGGTTGGGATTATGCATCAAAAAATTCAACCGTTTTATCCCTGTTACCCTGTTCTTTTTAATGGCTATAAGTATTATCGAATCAACACAGTATTTTACAGGAAGAGGTGTTGCAGATATAGATGATGTATTTTTAAATACAATAGGAATGCTAATCGGCTTTTTTCTCTTCAAATATGCAACTTGGAAAAATATAGCCAATATTCAGTTTCATTTTCAGCTGTTAGAAGATAAAAAATCTACTGCAACAGCTTAA